The Dermacentor variabilis isolate Ectoservices chromosome 4, ASM5094787v1, whole genome shotgun sequence genome contains the following window.
TTTAGGCACACTGCTGGTAGAATTGGAAAAGTTCAGATTTCTTAATATTTATCaatttctggaaaaaaaaaagaatattaggGGGTTTGAGCAATTGTTTCCAGTGAtgattattcttttttcttcaatatgcagACAGCTCCATTGAAAAGTCTATTGGTTGCCTAATGACAGCATTTCTACCTTTTATACACACTTGAATAAGGCGAGTTAAACCTTCCGACTAGCCTATCTTGCAATGCATTTTACATGTCTAAGTGACGTCACAGGAGCACAGTTATTATTTTCAATAATATTTTCACTCAGACATACCTCTCAGACTTTGGAACAGAGTTTTTCCCTGTGCATACTTGAGGTGAGACCTATCTGCTGCATTTTAAACTGCAGCTCAAGGCATTGATGAGTGCAGACTTTGCAAGCAATTGGCAGTTTGCCACACATTTTAGAACTCACCGTGGTTGCATTACGTCAGCCGCAAGAGTGGTGTGGGCGAATTCCTCTTTGTTGTCCAGGAATGGGTAGCCATTCAAGTGAATGTGAGCGTCGTAGCTATGCCCCATACAATTAAGGAGACAAACATCTCTGGAGACACTTTTGCATGCAACAAATATTATTCTGTTTTGAGAAAAAGTACCCAATGGCAATCGAAGTAGATTAAACGTCATTATGAATACGAGAATCCCCTGGTTATAAAAAAAATCCACACGGTGTCCCAGATAACACAGAACGAAGCCTTCTGTGTGATGAAACCAGCTGTATGTTGTTAGCACCCTCCTTGAAAAGCTTCCAGTATTGAAGGTGCTTTTATTAATTAGTGCTGATTGTTAAACTGTTGAATGAATAACTTTGTGGCCACAATTTCAATGCACAGTTTGAAAGAATAGATCGGTTTCAGTTGTTTGTgcagcccttttttttttctgtgcttcaaAGAAAGCACACAAAATCTTTAAAAAGCCACAGTAGACCAATGCTTCTGCACTGAAGCGGCCTCCTTTTAACCACGAATAAGAAGTGATCAAAAAGTTCTGACAATCCAGAACATAAATATTATCATAATGCAAGCCACGGTCAAGAGCTCAACAGCTCAACACAGAACCCTTTAGCTCAGGATAATGAGTGAATCGCTACACCAATGTGAACAGCACACGCATCAGGGGGCCTGTATTCATGAAACAATATTCATGTTATGTTTCACTCAATGTACAGCAGAACTTTGCTCACACGTTGGAGGAAAATTTGCGAAAAGATTTGCTAACCAGGAAAACATACGACATGAAGTCACTAGAAATTTCGACACTTAACTGTAGTTCACATACATAATGCAAACTGTCGCAGCACAAGAAGCCAACATGCACCATGCTGGTGGGTCCCCAGTATAGTGTTTTAGGATGGCGATgggaaaccaaaacgaaatcgAGATGATGGGTGATGCACAATAACTTGACGACGTTGCCAGAGTGAAACATGACACTCACTTCACACTGCCAGCAAGGAACAGTAACAGTTTGGGTTGTCACCTATGAAAGGCGTGCAGTAAGCCTCCAACGTCACTGTGCCATATGCGCTGTGAaacaggtgaagatgcttatcacaaaaCGGTTGGTaacgatagctgtgaatgcgacaTGCGAGACAAAAACCAGTGAGGAGATTTTCTGTTACCGCAAGAGGAAACCGAGTGTGTGCCAGCATTTTCACATGCTTGGATGGGTAAGCACTGCGGGGAAGCTGTCGTGGTGGTCACCTAATGCCCACGATCATGAGtgcctcgcaccttttcttgttcacatgggatttCGTTGCCGGAAAACATATCATATGATCACAATTTGGGGATGTAAtaaacgttggtgccgaaagatgatgttttccaggaacgtattaaccggcaaaaaagaaaagcgtagcTGTTTTTGGTCAATTTTATATTCTTGATCACGACAACTAGTGTGGGAAATCGCACACTACGGAATGGTATCAACGAAGTTCTACTGTAGTTCTGACAAGACCACCATGCCCTGCTGTGAGTGGCCAGATGTCTAATGCACACATCTGTAGTAAACTGGGCCTCGAGACTGCTTTACATTGTCATGTCCATCTATCTGTATGATGCTCTCGCATTTTTACAAATGCAGGCCCGCTCCTAAGTATGCATGTGTCTTTTGTTCTCACGATAATGGCGAGGCTTGCTTTCCCGCAGAGCTCTGTCACCTGACGGGTAAGCTCGGCACATAACAAAATGGAAAAAGAATGTCGGACATTATAATCACAGCCCAGTTCCAAATATGAGGAAAGGCGCTCTTTTCAAAGTGGTGCTCTCACTCGCGTGAGCAAGCACACCCACACGTGCATacaacacacatgcacacacattatTGCCTTATATGCAAGCAAATGCGTTAAAAGCAGGAAGCAAAGCACCAGCTTCACCATACGGGAAGGATACATGCCCTCCTTGCCCAGAGCATCGCCAACCCACTTGCTGGCCATGACAGCTGCCATGAGGGGCTCAATGTAGCGCACCGAGCCGGTCAGCTCAAACATGATGACCACCAGAGACACGGTCATCCTTGTCACCCCGCCCAGGCAGGCTGCTGCCCCTACCATGGCGTAGAGGCCAGGTGTCACACAGTTCTCACCAGTGTTACAAGCACCCTGGAACACCCACAGGGTCGGGTACTGGCTGCAGACATAAAACCACAGAAGGCATCATGCTGATATCTTTTGCTTTTGCACTGGCTTGATGTGTGATTCAGCTTGAAACACAATTTTGATTGTGCACCGAGGTTCTTTTAACACAATGAATCAGATGACTTTACCAAAAGAACAAATCTCCATAATCATGCAAGTTTACTATTATAAAAGACCATTAGCTCTCCTTTGTTATCTTGAGTAATTGCACTAACAAGCAGTGGTAGTCAACACAACCACAATATATTGTAAGACAAAGGTGCAATTAAGAAGCTTTGGATTAAGGGACTCAAATGACTTGGTATATGCAAGCTACCTGCATCTCCTTATCTGAAAAAGTTTATGTGAGGGGCCCCACCAACTCAAGCTAAGCTTCTACCATTTTTCTCTTCCTTTGGTTGTCTGCATGAACTGGTGCTTAGAGATCCCTccctttatgaaaaaaaaaaaaaaaaactggattaCACTGCCACAAAGTCAGATGCACATCAAATACTGGTCTGCGCAAAAGTGCAAGAACTGTGAGCAGTAACAACTCACTAAGCAAGCTGCTCCACAGCGATGCCAATCATACGGCCCATGATGGCACCAAAGGCCATGCTCGGAATGAAGATACCAGCAGGGACCTGAAATGCAGCAAGGGTGGGGCAAGGTACCGAGCAGCTACCTCAAGATCACAGCGGCTACAGCATTTTCCAGTGAAAAACAGCTATAGAAGGTTTATTACAAGCTTAGCACCTCTCTATGCTTTAGCTTAAAGATGCAGGGTTCATGTGCGTAAGCTGGCTGCGCTGAACTCAAGCTTAAATGGTATGCAGATGCCTGACGGAAATTTTGAGTTCTACACAAGATACCTTGAAGCTTGAAAACATGGAAAGATGATGATGGAAATCTCAAAACATTCTAGATACTATacctgttttttgttttttttttcaataaggaAAAAGGTTTTCTGCTAAGGAAGTTCACAGCATCAGATATTCAAGTCCTAACATAAAATGCATGCAGCAAACAGCAAATGAATTGAGAGCAAACTAGAAAACATCTTGTATGTTAACTGAAATCCTCACAAAATGCTTTTGAGTGTTAGTGAAGTGTCATCTAGAGCCACAAGTGACCAATAAACCAATAATATGAAACTTTCGCACATCTAGGATGCTAGTTTTTAGCTGAATTTGGTTCATAAGGACAAGTTACTGTTGCATCCTTCCAAGCAATCTGGAGAAATGAAAGGCAGTTAGCAAACAAAAGACACACCTTGATGCCGAAGGTAAAGATGGTGATGAGCAGCTTGAATATCAAAGCTAAGCTGAGCTGCCAAAGGGAGTTGTAAACGCCATCCCCAGCCTCAGCTATGTCAATGTGATTGTTTACATTGGTAAAGTTGCGCTTGTAGTCGCAAAGCGGTGACACATCAGTAATGCCGCACTGGCTAAATAAGACCTGTGAGAAGAATAAGAGCAAACAGGGTCGTGTAAGCACACTTCCATGGTACCCATGTAACTAAACAAGCCATCCGGCAGCAGCATTCTATCAGCAACAGACGCAAATGCACTGGAATGTTCGCACTTAAATACAAAGCTACAGTTACATCAACAGTTTTGTAAATGTTAAATGTAAATGTTAAGTGTTAAAGTAAATGTTATCTCACAAACCAAGCAAGTACATGCACTCTCACATACACGAAACACAAAGAGAGCTACACATGTATACGTAGTGATATCTATTTTTATTCTAACTTTCAGAAAGATTCCACAGACTCGTACGACCTTGATAAATCACAACCCAATATCCAGCCAAGCTGTTTACACTACTCTTCCTGGCCAAACCGTTATTCTGAGGCACACAACAGCAGCACCAAGAATACTATCCCTCAAGGTTTTTCTTTAGTGCTGGTGCAATCTCGAGAATTCGGAATGGCAGCAATGCTGACACGGTCACTTGGATATCTTTTTGAACACTGAAGGTAGTGTCTCAACAGCAAGATCGCTACAGCATTGTCGTACCTGAAGTGACAAATTGTCACTTCTTACAGCATGTCACAATGCATCTTGTAGGGTACAAAATGATTTCAAAGTGTTAGTAATGTGTCCTCTGGAGTGACCATGACAGACCCTGATGGCACAAATCGATAGGGAGCACCTCTTGCCATTAATGATGCTTAACAGTCATTTTTCACCAACTGATGAATGCAATTTGTCCCTTGTGTCACCTCTATTATCCCCCATATTAACTCCAATCTTCAGCACACTGCAACATTCAGTTCTTTATTTGGATCTACACATAATTGCATTTAAGTGTTTGCAATTACATCTTTCATTTATGTTTCTGAGTGCCTCTAGCTGCATTAACAGCTTGGTTGCAAAATATTTTCACAGGCACTTTCTACCACAGGTAATATGTGTAATGGATGCTTGCACTCAAATACAAAACTACAGTTACATCAACAGTTTTGTTGCCTTACCTTTATAAGGTCGCTAGTATTCATACGTGTATACTCGTTGGGAAAACTGAGAACAGCCGTAATGACCGTAATCGCAATAACCTGTGAGAAAAAACATGAGTCAATTTAGGGCCGTGAAGAATAACAAGAATAACTAGAGATAACAACAAGTGTTCAGGAAATGCCACTCACCTCAGCTATGGGATACTGGCCCAAACGAGATTCCTTTCTATATCGACACCAACGAATGTTGCACTTGATGAAGATGGTGGCCACCACACCCTGCAACATAAGGTATGTCCATTAAGACTCGTCACCAACGTGCAGGGAAGCACAAATCCAGCTAAAGCACACTGGGGCAATGACTTGCAGCTAAGGTCAGTTTGCTGCTTTAAAGCTAGCAATGCAAGAGGCCACTATTCACAATTTTCATAACCTATAGTGTCAAGCAGCAAAGCTGATAGCTTGCAAAAATCCAGAGACTAGCTGCCATAATCTTCATTCTTTTATACAGTTTCACTTTGTGTCTCAAGAATGTTCAAAGTAGAGAACACATAAGGAGTGTTCAAATACAATGGCAGAACCTAATGACAAAAATTCACAGGGTGGGTCTCCTGCCATTGATGATGCTTAACGGTCATTTCCCATCAACAGTGGTATTTCTCCAGTAATGCATACATGTACTGTTGTAAAGCTATATGTATCAAGCGTGCTGCGTAAAATGCCAAAGACTTCAGATATATCACAGCAAGTTCAGAGCCCGTAACCGCTACAGGTGTAAAATCCGTCAGTAAACATTCAGCAAATATGatattacagtagaacctcgttcatacattttggaaaaaaCCGCGAGAAAAACGTATTAGCTGGCAAAATGTACGATCCgaagcaactaaaaaaatttgacataCTCAACTATTGTTCacatctacataatgcgaagcgTTGCACGGATTGTTGCGGcatgagaagccaacagacatggagctggtggtgctccggcggccTGAGACGAGTgttgttgttttcctgtggcataGTATTTTAAGAGGGCAAcaggaaaccgaaatgaaattgAGCTAGAGGGCGACGCCGGATGCCACCGAAGctaaacgtgatgcccacatcgcgccGCCTGAGGCAGGGAAAGGCAGTCGGTTTGGATTATTGCCAAAGTGTGCAGTATGcttaccaatggcactacgcaccacgcactgtaaaacagataggtgaagatgcttatcacagtaggtttggtggcgatagctgtgaatacgGCGCGTGAACCCCcaggcggagatttgctggtgcGTAATGCGGCAGAGGCGAGTGCCCCCTGGAAATGTTTCAAGGAAGTGGGCACGCCGCTCCGTGGACTCCAAGATATTTATGCGCTGGCCTGTGCAAATTGCGGATGCCGTCTCTGGTCTATGAATTGCAGAAGCGCTGGAGAAGGGGTCTGTCCGAGTTTTcgagtaacagaattatgttttctcgtatattcaaattacaattcgacgctatcatgtctgtaggttgtgtgtaagtcgtacttgaCAAATTTTCTGATGCATCTTACTTTCACGAATTCCATTAGGTCAGTAATGCCtgtgcgccacatggagggcctgcgtggtttggGATGATTTTTCTCTAACGGACAACGTCGCTGACATCAACactggattttctgcaacacaagGCTCTTAGTGCTATCACATTAAAATGTAAGAAAAGGCTTGACTTggcaagccaacctcctctgaTACTACCCCTCCTCCTCTCCGGCGCCTATCGACATGCTGACTCTTCATAAGTAGGCCCGTCATGGTTGCTGGGCCTTTTAAGACAGTGTTTGGTTCGTGCTAACTCTTAGTGACACCCTCGACACGACAGACTTTCACCATGCGCCTCCTCCCCACTCTACTCAGTCCCATACTCTAAGCGCACTCGGTGGCTGTAAATTAGCGCTCGAGTATCTATTACCTATGAgcctttcttttctatttttttttatatctatgattcaaaacccaagaatttaatttatttatttaccatttTGGAAGAAATGCCAGGTGCTTGGCAGTCATTCACAAAcacaacagcaaaagaaaatttaCGCAAAATACAACAACATTGCAGAAGTGGCGACTGACCCCAAGGATCCCAAGCAGAACAAAGGGAAGCAGCTCGAAGAACAGCCACGGGAGGTCGTACTCTACGTAGAACATCACCAGGTGGTCGTTGCCAAAAGGGTTGATGGAGCGCAGCACAGAGGCTGCTACCAGGGCACAGAAGAAGGAACGCCACAGCGTCTTCAGCGGGAAGTAGTAGCTCACCTGCATGGCATTGGGAAGCATGGCTTTACAGTGTCGTATCTCTTGTCATGCTGTAGGAACACAAGGGTGAATGCCCAGCAACATTTAGCAGAGAGACGTTGAAGACAGTTGTAGAACACAAAAAGAAGTTCTAAATTTTATACTAAATATGCTTGGGCTGCAATACTACTCTGCCATACCACAATCACTAAGGGAAAGCAGACACTGCAGTTCAACTACCATGGGATCGGTGAGCAGTAAATGAATTCAGCCTGCATTCTTTGAGAAGGTGCAGTGTGGCTTTCTGTTATTGCTCTATGTGGCTTAGTTCTGTCAAGAATTAACTTTGCAATGTTTTTAGCAGTTGAATAAACCTAGACACTTTCGAGTATGACTGTCACTAAATCTAGGTGACATTTAGTGACAGTCATACTCGAAAGTGGCCAGTAACACTCGGATTAGGTAATTATTTTTGATTTGCtaaacatttttttgtttctagTCTGTTGAAAACAGTCACATGGTAGAAACTACAGATGGCATGAGGGTAACCCTTGCCATACAAAGAACATTCAATGACAAACTACCCACAAGAAGGAagtttgaagccagaagaacgAAAGTTTGTACAAATGCCGGTGCTATCCaccattcccatgctggctcagCCATTGTACTGGTGTTACACGCACACACTAATGTCTCACTTCCCTCTAGTACTCTTGGAATGAAATCCTATGGTTGCAAAAAGAAAAGTCCCGGTCAATGGAGCCAAGAGCTTGCCCCACTTTCACAAGGTTCAGCCTGCGCGCTACCAACAAAATATGAACATAACCACAATACAACCGTTTCTCCACAGCATAGGTCGGCATACTCACTCATGTGAGCACCCTGACTCGTAGTCATTTCACAGACATGAGATTGCATATGCAAGTACGAATGAGAGTGGACATGACTATGAGCAGTACTGGGTGCATGTTAATTACAGTACAAACCAAAGTTAGTGGCAGTAGTTTTGAGTAGGCACGAAAATTGATGTGACTGTCGTCGAGTGGACGTGAGAGACGTGTCGACATACGTATGTGAGCATATGTATGAGAATGGAAGTAACTAAGAACCCGTGTGAGTACTGGTGAGTATGACTGGGCGCAAGTAGGAATGCGAGCGAGTGGCAACGAGTGTAAATGAGTGCCGATCATGCGAAAACACTGGCAATTGAATATGGGCGAGTATCTGCTTATCCTCCTGAACTATGCTCCAAAGTGAAATAAAACACTCTACACATGCTTAGTACTAACCTCCTCCAAGCTGAACAGTACGCCACCGATGGGAGCCCCGAAAGCAACAGACACTCCTGCAGCTGCAGCAGCCGAAAGGATCTGGATGCAGAGAGACAACGTTACCAGGTAAGCCACGACACAGATTCTCTTGTCTTTATTAGTTAGGCACAGAAACATCAACAAGAATTCAATAGATAAGCATGTTCAGCTCTGGCTTGAGGGTGACAGAACATCCAATTTTGGAATAGTACAGCATATCCTAGCTAGACACAGAAAAGAGAATGTATACACTTGACTTCGAAAATGTCAAGGTTATGCATTCACTTCACCTACATGTTTATGAACTGCTTCCAAGTGCTTTAAAGGTCCAGCGTTAAATGCTGTCATGTCTACTAAGAGAGCATCAGCATCTATGCTCTTTTTGCTTGCTACCTCTCTTCAGAACAAAACAGCAGCTTAAAAACACAAAATAGCTGCATACTGGTCCCAAACCACACAGGCTGCACTAATAATGAATTATTAACAAGAACTGCAAATATTTCAGTAAAGGTCTAATGAAAGGCAGTTATTTTCTTAAGACATACCTTTCTGACAGTAGTTACACTTTGCTAACTTTTTATACCCAACCTCTGTTGCAAGTTTTGGAGCTGGGCGCATCTAGCATCTGGTTATGCAATGCTGCACTTAGCAGTTTCAGGTACTTTAGCGTTGCACTCTGCCATGACAGCACACACATATGAATTACATTATTTGTCCCTTTACAATAAGCAGAGGCTCTCTGAAGTGCTCCCTCTTGGATTCATGTGGTCGCAAATAACAGAACATCAAGCACCTCAGTTACCCCTTATTCATCTTGCTCACTCTTGCTCATTTCTCCAACATTTACCTGGATTCATCATTTGTTGGCTCCATATGGCTGTTCCCAGTGGGTAACACAATAAAGCAGCCACATAGTAGCACTAACCAAAGGCATCTTTCCCATTAGCAACATTCCATGGCACGCTATTTTAAggcattagcattcttaggatacttcacgcactttcggGGACTAGGTATGTATGTTTGTGTGTACTAACCAATTTCTCCAATGCCAAGTGAATTCGAACCACCGTCAAGGTCAACAACCCGGCActttagcaggctgcaccacaaatgcactgggtttGTGCCCATTTTCATTGAAcatctttcacgccaacgcttcagtaagctgcgccatgaatgcactgggttcgtgccactcttcaatgaacctctcgccaacttgggtcactgtgtatgtgccactcggagtgcggcaagcgagggaagaAGTCTCAACATTTGCAGGCACCAGTACACCCCGcttctcatctcggaggccatgcacagATTTGTCggcagcgccaccagatggcgcagcaaGCCCAGCAGCCACGTGATTTGCTTTTGAACATTCGCATACACCAGCATGTCATGCATTTCGGAAGCCATACACAGGCATCGTGGGGGCAACACTAGATGGCactgagtgttcttagggaagcacaAATGAGGAGTCGCACAACaatacatgcctcatacatatcTCGTTTCGATGACAGCAATGCATTGTTTTGCTACATTGGTTCCACGCTAAATGCATTGCCATCAACATCATCaggagatgggttctgccaagtttttttctctctcaagaTTTGAAAGGGATCGGACAGAAAGTGATGCAAGTACTCACCTCCCTCTTCTTGGCCTCGTTCTTGCCGTACTTGGGGAACAGGTAGGAGAAGATGTTGCCGATGCAGCAGGCAACATGCACGAGGGGCCCTTCCTTGCCCAGACTGAGCCCCGCCCCCACAGCCAGCACCAGGCACACCGACTTGATGGTCAGAGTCCACTTGCCCAGGTAGCCGCGAATGATGAAACCACTCAGAATGGTTTTGATCTGTACATGTGGTGCAAGCAACAACATAGTAGCGTGACCCACCAGACATTTACGGGTAACAGAATTTACAACAACTGGCTCTTCAATACTTGGCCGCAAGCAAGTCCGCCTAACTTTTTCCCTCTCTTGCCTGTAAACTGCAGCTTTGCAATTGTAAATGAAGTTGCTATCCATCCAATACACTCAGGGCACATGCTCGATTTAATAAACACAATGAAATGTTGTGGAAGTTAGAGCAACATTCGCACTACTTGCATTCCGGAACAGAAGATAGAGCTGTATACGTTAGAAGccagaaaaatgaaaacaaaacctGAAGGGATGTGATGCTGACTCCACATTATAGTAGTAGTAGATGGAGAGGTTGTCACATAAAGGACACAGCAGATTTATGCGTTCCCACAAGAAAACATGCTGAGTGGTAAATTTTTATGATCACACTGTTTGCATAGCTTGGAGAGTTGCCTGCTTGCTGAGTATGAAATGAAGTACATGTATGCCAACTGGCATAGCAGAGGACAAACCTTGCCACACAAACATTGCAGAGACCAAGGACTTTAATCTCAATATTTTAAATGCAATCCAGAGGTCAGAATGTATAGCAACTCATCCCTTCGTTATAGTTCTTTGCCACCCTGTGTCAAGCTTTGCACAGACAGATTCAGTGCAGTAGATATATAACCATAAGATAGCAGGAGTTCAAAACAAAACGCAATCCTGATAAATTATTACATTTCATATTTGTATGCTTCACATCCAATGTCAAACACATGCAAGTTTCTGGAGTGTATTGCTGTATATGGCCGGTTAATTACTCCCACAGCAGAAAGGTAGGTTCCTTAAAGCTTCCAAAGTGCACAATGAAGACATGGTATGCTAAATGCTTGCTGTCAGATTGAGTATTTATGCAGCATAACTAATGGGACCAGGAAAATAATGTGGACTGTAGTCTGAAACAAATATGATGAAAttcctttttgtttgtttatatatatatatattttttccccCACTTTAGAATGCACAACAAATGCAGTCCTGAATTTTCTCACTTGTGTACCTCTCATACTAGGGCTAAACTTTTTGTCCATGTGCACCTGCCAAGTTTGTCTATTAAATTCTGATTAGACAAATTTGCAATTCTGAAAAAAAGCCAATACATCAATGTAAAAAATGTACGCTTTGCCTTATCAGTATCACCTTTCTGCTACAAACATAAAACAAGAAATCACTACACCAGATTCACAAAGCACTCATACATCATCTTACAGCACTAGTTTTGAGACTATCTGTACAGACTTAAAGCTAGTGCACTGCATAAGAAAGTTCCTAGTTTTGTAACGATGAACCATACTAATTTTTCAGGAACTATGTAAAAATCAAACAACTAATGCAACACAAATATCACTGGTTAATGATGATTTATTAGCATAATGATAATTTGGCTCAGTGCACTATAGAGTTTTTCTTGTTCATACACCGGCATATTTACAAGATGTGCAATCCATGCATGAACTCTTATGTTTGTGGATTCTTATGAATTCATATTCAGCCTCATAGCtttgtattttgtatttttaAGCCCAACTCATGGTCCTCTCTTTTACAATTATTTCCTGTATTCCCCCCAATGCAATAACTCCTGCATGGCACTGTAGGTATGTTTATTGTAATAACTTGAAATGTTGTCTTAAGTAAGAAGGAAAGGCCCACCTCTGGAATTCCAGAACCACAGGCATAAGGAGCGAATGTCCGCACCAACATGACAGCCAGGCCAGCAAAAAGTACACTCCATAGGACGTACAACAGGTAAGAGAGGAGGTAAAACCCTGCCCCTTCCTTGTCAATATCACTGTCAAACATTTCTGGCCACCTGAAAAAAGCAAACGTGAACATGCATATATAACAGCCCAATAATGCAAACAGGTTGTCATAGCCGGTTAATGCAGACCATGCTGACTTGAATTAGACAATTGCCATATTAAACCGTCAGGGTCACCAACATTGACGTTGAACAATATCGCTGAGAAGTGTGAAGTTGACACTGTGGAGAAGGTGTCACTCACAAAATAAGGGCCTCCTTGTTTTCCACTAGTGGCACTTTATGTCTGCGGTTTTGTTCATTGTATTTCTTAAGCTTGCTGCTGGCAAAGGTACTTATAACTCTTTAGCCTGCAGTGAGGTTGTTAAAATTCAATACACTATCTCTCAGGGAAGTATGGAGATGAAATTTAAAAGGGCAGGCTTTGCTCATCTGGCCCACGTGAATTTAACATG
Protein-coding sequences here:
- the ClC-c gene encoding chloride channel protein 3 isoform X4, encoding MNSEQHLYRQHHQNRRRHAKGSSGQQQQELEEQLGPSAAQYEDFHTIDWQRDLARDRMRHRLIVKRRGQGGLVELLVGFHDAWSGWLCVLLVGLAAGAIAAVIDIGALWMKDLREGICPQAFWLNKEQCCWASNDTFFKGDDCKQWYRWPEMFDSDIDKEGAGFYLLSYLLYVLWSVLFAGLAVMLVRTFAPYACGSGIPEIKTILSGFIIRGYLGKWTLTIKSVCLVLAVGAGLSLGKEGPLVHVACCIGNIFSYLFPKYGKNEAKKREILSAAAAAGVSVAFGAPIGGVLFSLEEVSYYFPLKTLWRSFFCALVAASVLRSINPFGNDHLVMFYVEYDLPWLFFELLPFVLLGILGGVVATIFIKCNIRWCRYRKESRLGQYPIAEVIAITVITAVLSFPNEYTRMNTSDLIKVLFSQCGITDVSPLCDYKRNFTNVNNHIDIAEAGDGVYNSLWQLSLALIFKLLITIFTFGIKVPAGIFIPSMAFGAIMGRMIGIAVEQLAYQYPTLWVFQGACNTGENCVTPGLYAMVGAAACLGGVTRMTVSLVVIMFELTGSVRYIEPLMAAVMASKWVGDALGKEGIYDAHIHLNGYPFLDNKEEFAHTTLAADVMQPRRGEGPLCCVTQDSMTVEELECLLKTTDHNGFPVIVSTESQYLVGFVLRKDLSLALANARKCQEGVVGSSRALFTSQVPTPWNGPSPVKLRRILDLAPITVTDQTPMETVIDMFRKLGLRQTLVTHNGKILGIITKKDVLRHIKLLANEDPESVLFN